A window of Candidatus Jettenia caeni contains these coding sequences:
- a CDS encoding GTP-binding protein Era has translation MELNKKNFKSGYVAIIGKPNVGKSTLINDLLGCKLSIVTPKPQTTRKKIMGVLTKEDYQIIFYDTPGIIEPRYELQTYMVKTAYSVIEDVDVILLMVEPCKPSTDKDREVLKKLSQVNAPVILAVNKVDLVEKDSLIPIISAYDAQLKFAEIVPISALKGVNIDLMLSLIVKYLPEGEPFYPEDYMTDYNERFLASEIVREKIFEFYGEEIPYSTTVEIEEFKEREAGKDFIRAIIYVERNSQKGIIIGENGKAIKHVGVIAREEIEKQIGRKVYLELQVKVMEKWRKDKSKLQKLGYK, from the coding sequence ATGGAATTAAATAAAAAAAATTTCAAGTCAGGTTATGTGGCTATTATAGGCAAACCCAATGTAGGCAAATCAACTCTTATTAACGACCTTTTGGGATGTAAATTATCTATCGTCACCCCGAAACCACAAACAACGAGAAAAAAGATCATGGGTGTATTAACCAAGGAAGATTATCAGATTATCTTTTATGATACACCAGGTATTATTGAACCAAGATATGAGTTACAAACATATATGGTAAAAACAGCTTACAGTGTAATAGAAGATGTGGATGTAATTTTGTTGATGGTAGAACCATGTAAGCCATCTACCGATAAAGACAGAGAAGTTCTCAAAAAATTATCTCAGGTAAATGCACCTGTTATTTTAGCTGTTAATAAAGTAGATCTGGTAGAAAAAGATAGTCTTATACCCATTATCTCGGCATATGATGCCCAATTAAAATTTGCAGAAATCGTACCTATCTCAGCCCTAAAAGGAGTCAATATAGATCTGATGCTCTCCCTTATTGTAAAATATCTGCCCGAAGGAGAGCCTTTCTATCCAGAGGACTATATGACTGACTACAATGAAAGATTTCTTGCTTCTGAAATCGTCAGAGAAAAAATCTTCGAATTTTACGGTGAAGAAATCCCATACTCCACAACTGTGGAAATTGAAGAATTTAAGGAACGGGAAGCAGGCAAGGACTTTATCAGAGCTATTATTTATGTGGAACGTAACTCTCAAAAGGGAATTATTATCGGGGAAAACGGTAAGGCTATTAAGCATGTTGGCGTTATTGCCAGAGAAGAGATAGAGAAGCAAATAGGCAGGAAAGTATATCTTGAGCTCCAAGTCAAAGTTATGGAAAAATGGCGGAAAGATAAAAGCAAACTTCAGAAGTTAGGATACAAATAA
- a CDS encoding putative transporter protein: MEPSHTPKTLGYLDVLRRPAFALYFSGALVDTFGNNIFLMTVLWSIFKLTGSPISLSGIIAVSIAPTILFAPLAGTIVDRWDRRRIALILILLNAAIILCGVLFCKLNLLGIALLFTLCILISISNVFFNLSVVSLLPEIVPEEGLVAANALVGSSVQTGRIIGSGLTGVILEYFSIERVLLIDASTYIFGALCLFFMLRFPLVSSKKAAMRAKVETWKNFTACIHYIKVTPVILGISVIFLLPQMTEYLLSVLQVPYVSEVLRRGPSALGTIDAVFGTGAIVGSLVLVALIRFWGENIFFWIGPVGMGMGYLLFALAGGLFEAVPASFLVGLSGSMTHIFYITSIQRQVNNNFLGRFLSFLDWSNSILTLSLVLGIGVLIKFYNTRASFVIMSILLFVGAGLGVRMAIRMRTLPLVNDQIKSSYEG, encoded by the coding sequence ATGGAACCTTCTCATACACCAAAAACCCTTGGATACCTTGACGTACTCCGCAGGCCTGCATTTGCACTCTATTTTAGCGGTGCATTGGTCGATACCTTTGGCAATAACATCTTTTTAATGACCGTCTTATGGTCCATTTTCAAACTTACGGGATCTCCCATATCACTGAGTGGAATAATTGCGGTATCAATAGCGCCCACGATCCTCTTTGCCCCGCTCGCCGGAACTATAGTAGACCGATGGGACCGCAGACGTATCGCCCTAATACTTATCCTGTTGAATGCAGCTATAATCTTGTGTGGTGTGCTTTTTTGTAAATTAAATCTTCTCGGTATAGCTTTACTATTCACACTCTGTATCCTGATCTCGATTAGCAATGTCTTTTTTAACCTGTCCGTGGTTAGCCTGTTACCAGAAATCGTCCCTGAAGAGGGACTTGTCGCAGCCAATGCCCTTGTAGGCTCTTCGGTACAAACGGGAAGGATTATCGGGAGTGGCCTTACAGGGGTTATCCTGGAATACTTTTCCATTGAAAGGGTACTCCTCATAGATGCATCCACATATATTTTTGGCGCCCTATGCCTTTTCTTTATGCTCCGGTTCCCCCTTGTATCATCCAAAAAAGCAGCTATGAGAGCAAAGGTGGAGACATGGAAGAATTTTACTGCCTGTATACACTATATAAAAGTAACTCCCGTGATTTTGGGTATTTCCGTAATTTTTCTGCTTCCACAGATGACGGAATATCTCCTCTCTGTTCTACAAGTCCCCTATGTGTCAGAGGTATTAAGACGAGGCCCATCGGCCCTGGGCACGATCGATGCAGTATTTGGAACAGGAGCAATCGTTGGATCACTCGTTCTTGTCGCCTTGATCCGTTTTTGGGGAGAAAATATTTTTTTCTGGATTGGACCGGTTGGAATGGGAATGGGCTATCTCCTCTTTGCCCTGGCAGGGGGGTTATTTGAGGCGGTTCCAGCAAGCTTTCTTGTTGGCTTATCAGGCTCAATGACCCATATTTTTTACATAACCTCTATTCAACGACAGGTAAACAACAATTTTCTGGGCAGATTTCTGAGCTTCCTGGATTGGTCAAATTCTATCCTTACCTTGTCATTAGTACTGGGTATTGGCGTGTTAATAAAATTTTACAATACCAGGGCAAGTTTTGTAATTATGTCAATTTTGTTATTTGTTGGTGCAGGGCTTGGAGTAAGGATGGCTATACGGATGAGAACTCTCCCTCTGGTGAATGATCAAATTAAATCAAGTTACGAAGGTTAG
- a CDS encoding truncated DNA polymerase, which yields MERAREVTRRNGYYNLEYIRSADDMVILIHGHPKENWLLQKVQKRLKEELDTLQVQMNREKTKVVNLKEGGCFSFLGFDFRLTRNREGKAYVSKTPRKKKRQEIGKKVKAALKANWNKPFREVIQTVNAIVRGWVNYFRIGNSTSTFNKVRNYLEMKVRRFVMRRKKLKGFGWKMWSREEIYGKRGLFNDYQIRYVPLKANPSR from the coding sequence ATGGAGCGGGCACGGGAGGTAACCCGCCGCAATGGATACTACAATCTTGAATATATTCGGAGCGCAGATGACATGGTCATACTGATACACGGACATCCGAAAGAGAACTGGTTACTCCAGAAAGTTCAGAAGCGACTCAAAGAGGAGCTGGACACATTGCAGGTACAAATGAACCGGGAGAAGACGAAGGTAGTGAATCTCAAAGAAGGAGGATGTTTCAGTTTCCTGGGGTTTGACTTTAGACTCACCAGAAACCGTGAAGGCAAGGCCTATGTCAGCAAGACGCCACGGAAGAAGAAACGACAGGAAATCGGTAAGAAGGTAAAGGCTGCGCTTAAGGCAAACTGGAACAAGCCATTCAGAGAAGTGATACAAACAGTCAATGCAATAGTCAGGGGCTGGGTAAATTACTTCAGGATAGGCAATAGTACTAGTACCTTCAACAAGGTCAGGAATTACCTGGAGATGAAGGTGCGAAGGTTTGTCATGCGCAGAAAGAAACTGAAAGGCTTTGGCTGGAAGATGTGGAGTAGGGAAGAGATATATGGGAAACGGGGTCTGTTCAATGACTACCAAATTCGATATGTTCCCCTGAAAGCAAATCCAAGCCGATAG
- a CDS encoding putative transcriptional regulator — MKSKITSKFQVTIPREIREKLHLSVSDSIEWKIEENRIFVEPADKPFLKYKGSIKVEAGNIKEDILEARKMWILKNK, encoded by the coding sequence ATGAAATCTAAAATTACCTCAAAATTCCAAGTTACCATTCCGAGAGAAATCCGAGAGAAACTTCATTTAAGTGTTTCAGATTCAATCGAATGGAAAATTGAAGAAAACAGAATATTCGTTGAACCTGCCGATAAACCATTTCTTAAGTATAAAGGATCCATTAAAGTCGAAGCCGGCAATATCAAAGAGGATATCCTGGAGGCTAGAAAAATGTGGATATTGAAGAACAAATGA
- a CDS encoding transposase, whose product MIPHDLPSWYTIYQQAMRWIRAGVFEAIVRDLREILRLAEGRKKEPSAAIIDSQTIQSTPESGGRAGYDGHKKKKKGSKIHMAVDTLGHLLALQVTPAHEQERAQVKKLCQEIQEVTGESALIAFVDQGYTGDQAKEDAKEHGIELQVVKLPQAKKGFVLLPRRWVVERSFAWKSRFRRLVRDYERMPEALDWSSFPCFCHTHAQKIC is encoded by the coding sequence ATGATCCCCCATGATCTTCCTTCCTGGTATACCATCTACCAGCAAGCTATGAGATGGATAAGAGCTGGAGTCTTTGAGGCCATTGTTCGTGATCTTCGAGAGATCTTGCGGCTGGCTGAAGGAAGGAAAAAGGAGCCTTCTGCGGCGATTATCGATAGCCAGACTATTCAGTCTACCCCTGAGAGTGGAGGAAGAGCCGGATATGATGGACACAAGAAGAAGAAGAAAGGAAGCAAGATCCATATGGCTGTCGATACTCTCGGACATCTTCTGGCTTTGCAGGTAACTCCTGCCCATGAGCAGGAACGAGCTCAGGTGAAGAAGCTTTGTCAAGAGATTCAGGAAGTAACGGGAGAATCCGCCTTGATAGCCTTTGTGGATCAAGGCTATACAGGTGATCAGGCAAAAGAGGATGCCAAAGAGCATGGAATAGAGCTTCAGGTGGTGAAGCTCCCTCAGGCAAAGAAAGGATTTGTACTTCTCCCCAGAAGATGGGTCGTTGAGAGATCCTTTGCCTGGAAGAGCAGGTTCAGAAGACTCGTAAGGGATTATGAGCGAATGCCTGAAGCGCTGGACTGGTCTTCATTTCCTTGCTTTTGCCATACTCATGCTCAGAAGATTTGCTAA